The Dehalococcoidia bacterium genome includes the window CCCCTCAGCCTCCCGAGACGACGGGCCGCACCTCGATCTCGTCCTCGGGCCCCAGCACAACGTCGGGCGTGAGAAGCTCGTCGCCGCGGATGACCAGGACTGTGCCCGGGTCGATACCCAGGTGGGCCAGCACCTGAGCTACCGTGCGCCGACCGTCCAGCTCGAGGGTCTGACGCCTGGGGCCGCGGACGTGCACGCGCATCTCCCTCACCCAGGGAAAAGGATAGCACGGCGGGACGGGCCTTCAGCCGTCGCGGCGGCTGAGGCAGTCGTCGGGGAAGGGGCAGGGGAGGGAACGGAGGCGGTGGCTGAGGCGCAGGTTCTCGTCGCCGTCCACGGGGAC containing:
- a CDS encoding MoaD/ThiS family protein, encoding MRVHVRGPRRQTLELDGRRTVAQVLAHLGIDPGTVLVIRGDELLTPDVVLGPEDEIEVRPVVSGG